From the genome of Mycobacterium dioxanotrophicus, one region includes:
- a CDS encoding IclR family transcriptional regulator, translating into MSPADGALSGRQPKAVQSALQVLEAVAHAGVGVTAKEIADRLNMPSATTYRLLNLLVADGYIVRLPDLSGFSLGPRMGVLIDAAVSPTVCTAAREVLGEMRLSVRFGVHLFYFTNTSVRIADPDGEYPPPADESVLNHHLHACAVGKLLLAEKSDADALLGTQLGALTARTVTSKAVLAEQLQTVRQNDVATQTGELRDESACVAVPVRSATGALVAAVAMSGRSDQTELLSRQVPVLQECAERLRPLLA; encoded by the coding sequence ATGAGCCCCGCCGACGGAGCACTGTCGGGCCGCCAGCCCAAGGCGGTGCAGAGTGCGCTGCAGGTGCTGGAGGCCGTCGCGCACGCGGGTGTGGGAGTGACCGCGAAGGAAATCGCCGACCGCCTGAACATGCCCTCGGCGACCACCTACCGGCTGCTGAATCTCCTTGTCGCCGACGGCTACATCGTGCGGCTGCCGGACCTTTCGGGTTTCTCGCTCGGCCCGCGGATGGGGGTGCTGATCGACGCCGCGGTGTCGCCGACGGTGTGTACGGCCGCGCGGGAGGTGCTCGGCGAGATGCGGCTGTCGGTGCGGTTCGGCGTGCACCTGTTCTACTTCACCAACACCTCGGTGCGCATCGCCGATCCCGACGGGGAGTATCCCCCGCCGGCCGACGAGTCGGTGCTGAACCATCACCTGCATGCGTGCGCGGTGGGCAAGCTGCTGCTGGCCGAGAAGAGCGACGCCGATGCGCTGCTCGGCACGCAGCTGGGCGCGTTGACCGCGCGCACCGTGACGTCGAAAGCCGTTCTTGCCGAACAACTACAGACCGTGCGCCAGAACGACGTCGCCACTCAGACCGGCGAGCTGCGCGACGAGTCGGCCTGCGTGGCGGTACCGGTGCGCTCGGCCACCGGTGCGTTGGTGGCCGCGGTGGCGATGTCGGGACGATCCGATCAGACCGAACTGCTGAGCCGGCAGGTCCCGGTGCTGCAAGAGTGTGCGGAGCGGCTGCGCCCGCTGCTGGCGTGA
- a CDS encoding acyl--CoA ligase family protein: MTTTASFTELTPLVFLQRAAQVFPDKTAIVYNDRRITYREFAREATRLGNALRASGIRPGDRVAYLMPNIPEMLIAHFGVGLAGAVLVAVNTRLAPEEVLYICNHSGATLLVVDAGLHPTVEPVVSQFTTVREIVTVVDPASGAQPSPDVSGPDYAHFLSRGSDDPLPFTVPDERGPISINYTSGTTGKPKGVVYHHRGAYLNALGELIHSRHTTESVYLWTLPMFHCNGWCTTWGVTALGGTHVCLRAVDADEIWRLIDTEGVTHFNGAPTVLIAVANSPRAHHLPHGLIVTTAAAPPSPTMIATVERLGATIVHVYGLTETYGPYTVCERQSTWATAPSDEVAKLMARQGVGFVVTDGVRVVDEHMNDVPRDGATMGEVVMRGNNVMTGYFDNPEATAEAFRGGWFHSGDLGVMHPDGYLELRDRAKDIIISGGENISTIEVEAALASHPAVLEVGVVGVPDEHWGERPKAYVVLRAGQTASEDDLRRHVRAHLAGYKVPDTVDFVDALPKTSTGKIQKFALRSMAKR; the protein is encoded by the coding sequence ATGACCACGACGGCGTCGTTCACCGAGCTCACCCCATTGGTGTTCCTGCAACGGGCGGCCCAGGTGTTTCCCGACAAGACCGCGATCGTCTACAACGACCGGCGGATCACGTATCGCGAGTTCGCCCGCGAGGCGACACGGCTGGGTAATGCCCTGCGGGCCAGCGGCATCCGGCCCGGAGACCGGGTTGCGTACCTGATGCCGAACATTCCGGAGATGCTCATCGCACATTTCGGTGTCGGCTTGGCGGGCGCGGTCCTGGTCGCCGTCAACACCCGGCTGGCGCCGGAAGAAGTGCTGTACATCTGTAACCACTCCGGCGCGACGCTGCTCGTCGTCGACGCGGGTCTGCACCCGACCGTCGAACCCGTGGTATCGCAGTTCACCACAGTCCGCGAGATCGTCACCGTGGTGGACCCGGCTTCCGGAGCACAGCCCAGCCCCGACGTCAGCGGCCCGGACTACGCACACTTCCTGTCCCGCGGCAGCGACGACCCGCTGCCGTTCACCGTGCCGGACGAACGCGGGCCGATCTCGATCAACTACACGTCCGGGACCACCGGCAAGCCGAAAGGTGTTGTGTACCACCATCGCGGGGCCTATCTCAACGCGCTCGGCGAGTTGATCCACTCCCGGCACACCACCGAGTCGGTCTATCTGTGGACCCTGCCGATGTTCCACTGCAACGGCTGGTGCACCACCTGGGGTGTCACCGCGCTCGGCGGCACCCACGTCTGCCTGCGTGCCGTCGACGCCGACGAGATCTGGCGGCTGATCGACACCGAGGGTGTCACCCACTTCAACGGGGCCCCGACCGTCCTCATCGCCGTGGCGAATTCACCGCGGGCGCACCATCTTCCACACGGACTGATCGTGACGACGGCGGCCGCTCCCCCGAGCCCAACGATGATCGCGACCGTCGAACGGCTGGGCGCCACGATCGTGCACGTCTACGGGCTGACCGAAACCTACGGCCCGTACACCGTGTGCGAGCGGCAGAGCACCTGGGCCACCGCGCCTTCGGACGAGGTCGCCAAGCTGATGGCGCGGCAAGGGGTCGGATTCGTGGTGACCGACGGCGTCCGGGTGGTCGACGAGCACATGAACGACGTACCGCGGGACGGCGCCACCATGGGTGAGGTGGTGATGCGCGGCAACAACGTGATGACCGGGTACTTCGACAACCCCGAGGCGACGGCAGAGGCGTTCCGGGGCGGCTGGTTTCACTCGGGCGACCTCGGCGTCATGCATCCGGACGGCTACCTCGAGCTACGCGACCGCGCGAAGGACATCATCATCTCCGGTGGCGAGAACATCTCGACCATCGAGGTGGAGGCGGCGCTGGCGTCGCATCCCGCGGTGCTCGAGGTCGGGGTGGTGGGCGTACCGGACGAGCACTGGGGTGAGCGGCCCAAGGCCTACGTCGTGCTGCGGGCCGGGCAGACGGCGTCCGAGGACGATCTGCGCCGGCACGTCCGCGCCCACCTTGCCGGTTACAAGGTGCCCGACACAGTGGACTTCGTCGACGCCCTGCCGAAGACGTCGACGGGCAAGATCCAGAAGTTCGCCCTGCGCTCGATGGCGAAACGCTAA
- a CDS encoding AMP-binding protein encodes MHSYDAGPTDTPILEETIGANFERTAATHPGIEALVDVAQGLRYTYAELNDEIDVVARGLIGMGIDKGDRVGIWSPNCAQWTIVQYATAKIGAILVNINPAYRAHELAYVLNQAQVRLLVSATAFKTSDYVSMVAQVRPQAPELADVVFLGTGDWDRLRERAVGPEALAARAATLANTDPINIQYTSGTTGFPKGATLSHRNILNNGFFVTEGIKLMPGERLCIPVPFYHCFGMVMGNLGCTTHGVTMVIPAPGFDPEATLDAIETERCTGVYGVPTMFIAMQNHPSFAGRDLSSLRTGIMAGSVCPVEVMKRCVNDMHMSEVAICYGMTETSPVSCQTLIDDDLERRTSSIGRVHPHLEVKIVDPETGALVERGAPGELCTRGYSVMLGYWNDPEKSAEAVDADGWMHTGDLAVMREDGYCNVVGRIKDMVIRGGENVYPREIEEFLYTHPDVEDAQVVGVPDERYGEEICAWIRLKPGSAPLDAAAVRAYASGKLAHYKIPRYVVVVEEFPMTVTGKVRKVEMRAESVRILGLG; translated from the coding sequence ATGCACAGTTACGACGCGGGACCGACCGACACCCCCATCCTGGAGGAGACGATCGGCGCGAACTTCGAGCGGACCGCGGCGACGCATCCCGGCATCGAGGCGCTGGTCGACGTGGCCCAGGGCCTCCGGTACACCTACGCCGAGTTGAACGACGAGATCGACGTGGTCGCACGGGGTTTGATCGGCATGGGAATCGACAAGGGCGACCGTGTCGGCATCTGGTCCCCGAACTGCGCCCAGTGGACCATCGTGCAGTACGCCACCGCCAAGATCGGTGCGATCCTGGTCAACATCAACCCGGCCTACCGCGCCCATGAACTGGCCTATGTGCTCAACCAGGCGCAGGTGCGGCTGCTGGTCTCCGCGACGGCGTTCAAGACCTCGGACTACGTGTCGATGGTGGCGCAGGTGCGTCCGCAGGCTCCGGAGCTGGCCGACGTGGTGTTCCTGGGCACCGGCGACTGGGATCGCCTGCGCGAGCGCGCCGTGGGACCCGAGGCCCTGGCGGCCCGCGCCGCGACGCTCGCCAACACCGACCCCATCAACATTCAGTACACCTCGGGCACAACAGGTTTCCCCAAAGGGGCGACGCTGAGCCACCGCAACATCCTCAACAACGGGTTCTTCGTCACCGAGGGCATCAAGCTCATGCCGGGAGAGCGGTTGTGCATCCCGGTGCCGTTCTATCACTGCTTCGGTATGGTGATGGGCAACCTCGGGTGCACCACCCACGGCGTCACCATGGTGATCCCGGCACCCGGATTCGACCCGGAAGCCACCTTGGATGCCATCGAAACCGAAAGGTGCACCGGCGTTTACGGGGTGCCGACGATGTTCATCGCGATGCAGAACCACCCGAGTTTCGCCGGCCGGGACCTGTCGTCGCTGCGCACCGGGATCATGGCCGGTTCGGTGTGTCCGGTCGAGGTGATGAAGCGCTGCGTCAACGACATGCACATGTCGGAAGTCGCGATCTGCTACGGCATGACCGAGACGTCGCCGGTGTCGTGCCAGACCCTCATCGACGACGATCTGGAGCGGCGTACCTCGTCGATCGGCCGGGTGCACCCGCACCTGGAGGTCAAGATCGTCGATCCCGAGACCGGTGCGCTCGTGGAACGTGGTGCCCCGGGCGAACTCTGCACCCGCGGCTATTCGGTGATGCTGGGGTATTGGAACGACCCGGAAAAAAGTGCAGAGGCGGTCGACGCCGACGGTTGGATGCACACCGGCGATCTCGCGGTGATGCGGGAGGACGGCTACTGCAACGTGGTCGGCCGTATCAAGGACATGGTGATCCGCGGCGGTGAGAACGTCTATCCCCGTGAGATCGAGGAGTTCCTGTACACCCATCCCGATGTCGAGGACGCCCAGGTGGTCGGGGTGCCCGACGAGCGCTACGGCGAGGAGATCTGCGCATGGATCCGGCTCAAGCCCGGCAGTGCCCCGCTGGATGCCGCTGCGGTCCGGGCGTACGCCTCGGGCAAGCTGGCGCACTACAAGATCCCGCGCTACGTGGTGGTGGTCGAGGAGTTCCCGATGACCGTCACCGGGAAGGTCCGCAAGGTCGAGATGCGGGCCGAAAGCGTCCGGATCCTCGGGCTGGGTTAG
- a CDS encoding AMP-binding protein, with product MVSNTDRYRTARDQLVAAIADYDKAVETFSWPQITGTFNWATDWFDVIARGNERTALWIVEEDGSEQQISFAEMAERSDRVAGWLHSLGIGKGDRVLVMLGNQAELWESMLAIAKLGAIIMPTTGALGPADLADRITRGGARFVIANAADADKFTEVDGDYVRIAVGEPVAGWHAYADAADAEPIRWAGTTTAEDPLLIYFTSGTTSKPKLVEHSQVSYPVGHLTTMAWIGVRPGDVHLAISSPGWAKHAWSCFFAPWIAEATIFVYNYRRFDAAGLLHQIRRAGVNTFCAPPTVWRMLIQADLGAKPEGLREILGAGEPLNPDVIARVENAWGLTIRDGFGQTETTLQVGNTPGQPVKPGSMGRPMPGVPVVLVDPISGELADEGELCLDLSAHPVNLMTGYLGDPQRNAAVMAGGYYHTGDVAARDADGYITYIGRTDDVFKSSDYKVSPFELESVLIEHPAVVEAAVVPQPDETRLAVPKAYVALADGWEANADTAKAVMSYARDHLAPYLKVRRVEFFELPKTISGKIRRVELRRREDEAYQSGTPIDSEYRYEDLVD from the coding sequence ATGGTCAGTAACACCGATCGCTACCGCACCGCCCGTGACCAGCTTGTCGCGGCCATCGCCGACTACGACAAGGCCGTCGAGACCTTCTCCTGGCCGCAGATCACCGGCACCTTCAACTGGGCCACCGACTGGTTCGACGTGATTGCGCGAGGCAACGAGCGGACCGCGTTGTGGATCGTCGAGGAGGACGGCAGCGAGCAGCAGATCAGTTTTGCCGAGATGGCCGAGCGCTCCGACCGGGTCGCCGGCTGGTTGCACAGCCTGGGGATCGGCAAGGGCGACCGGGTCCTGGTGATGCTCGGCAATCAGGCCGAGCTGTGGGAGTCCATGCTGGCCATCGCCAAGCTCGGCGCGATCATCATGCCGACCACCGGGGCGCTGGGCCCGGCCGATCTGGCCGACCGGATCACGCGGGGCGGCGCGCGCTTCGTCATCGCCAATGCCGCCGACGCGGACAAGTTCACCGAGGTCGACGGCGACTACGTACGCATCGCGGTGGGTGAGCCGGTCGCCGGCTGGCACGCCTACGCCGACGCCGCGGACGCCGAGCCGATCCGCTGGGCGGGGACGACGACGGCCGAGGACCCGTTGCTGATCTACTTCACCTCGGGCACCACCAGCAAGCCCAAACTGGTTGAGCATTCCCAGGTCTCGTACCCGGTCGGTCATCTGACGACGATGGCGTGGATCGGGGTGCGTCCCGGCGACGTCCACCTGGCGATCAGCTCACCGGGCTGGGCCAAACACGCCTGGAGTTGCTTCTTCGCGCCGTGGATCGCCGAGGCCACCATCTTCGTGTACAACTACCGGCGGTTCGACGCCGCCGGGCTGCTGCACCAGATCCGCCGAGCCGGGGTCAACACCTTCTGTGCCCCGCCGACCGTGTGGCGCATGCTGATCCAGGCCGACCTCGGCGCCAAACCCGAAGGGCTGCGCGAGATCCTGGGCGCCGGCGAACCGCTCAACCCCGACGTCATCGCACGGGTCGAGAACGCCTGGGGCCTGACCATCCGCGACGGCTTCGGCCAGACCGAGACGACGTTGCAGGTCGGCAACACGCCGGGGCAGCCGGTCAAGCCCGGTTCGATGGGCAGGCCGATGCCGGGGGTCCCGGTGGTGCTGGTGGATCCCATCAGCGGCGAACTCGCCGACGAGGGTGAGCTGTGCCTGGATCTCAGCGCCCACCCGGTCAACCTCATGACCGGTTATCTCGGTGACCCGCAACGCAATGCGGCGGTGATGGCGGGGGGCTACTACCACACCGGCGATGTCGCGGCGCGCGACGCCGACGGCTACATCACCTACATCGGCCGTACCGACGACGTGTTCAAGTCCAGCGACTACAAGGTGTCGCCGTTCGAGCTGGAAAGTGTGCTGATCGAGCATCCGGCGGTGGTGGAGGCCGCGGTCGTGCCGCAGCCCGACGAGACCCGGCTGGCGGTGCCGAAGGCGTACGTCGCCCTCGCCGACGGCTGGGAAGCCAACGCCGACACCGCAAAAGCCGTGATGTCCTACGCCCGTGACCACCTCGCGCCGTATCTGAAGGTGCGGCGCGTGGAGTTCTTCGAGCTGCCAAAGACCATCTCCGGCAAGATCCGCCGGGTCGAGCTACGCAGGCGCGAGGACGAGGCGTACCAATCGGGGACGCCGATCGACAGTGAATACCGCTACGAGGATCTGGTGGATTGA
- a CDS encoding helix-turn-helix transcriptional regulator, whose protein sequence is MRPSLLRPRDADAVRAELRRMAVDTGLPLAFGGEVHGDALLLSEFIGTRTGAMRGLAVRPSAGLGGASMVARRPIAVPDYRRSATITHDYDEPVLTEGIRSILAVPVVVDGTARAVLYGAHRSSAPIGDRTAAAMLTSARRLSDELRIRDEVDRRLRLREAQLANFGDQPADTEQIRSVYADLRRLAADTPALAGPLRELADRLAGALRGDAPASAPLTAREVDVLAQVAMGCTNSEAAQRLSLKPETVKSYLRSATAKLGARTRHEAVSKARRLRQIP, encoded by the coding sequence ATGCGCCCCTCGCTGCTGCGGCCGCGCGACGCCGATGCGGTGCGCGCCGAACTGCGCCGCATGGCCGTTGACACCGGTTTGCCGCTGGCATTCGGCGGGGAGGTGCATGGCGACGCGCTGTTGCTCAGCGAATTCATCGGCACCCGCACGGGAGCCATGCGCGGGCTGGCGGTCCGGCCGAGTGCGGGGCTCGGCGGCGCGTCGATGGTGGCACGGCGGCCCATCGCGGTGCCCGACTACCGGCGGTCGGCGACCATCACCCACGACTACGACGAGCCGGTGCTGACCGAGGGCATCCGGTCGATCCTGGCGGTGCCGGTGGTGGTGGACGGCACCGCGCGGGCCGTGCTGTACGGCGCGCACCGCAGTAGCGCGCCGATCGGCGACCGCACCGCGGCGGCCATGCTGACCTCGGCGCGCCGGCTCAGTGACGAGCTCCGGATCCGCGACGAGGTGGACCGCAGGCTGCGGCTGCGTGAGGCGCAGTTGGCGAATTTCGGCGATCAACCCGCCGACACCGAGCAGATCCGTTCGGTGTACGCCGATCTGCGCCGTCTGGCCGCTGACACTCCCGCGCTGGCCGGCCCGCTGCGTGAACTGGCCGACCGCCTGGCGGGCGCGCTGCGCGGCGACGCCCCGGCCAGCGCGCCGCTGACCGCCCGGGAGGTCGACGTGTTGGCCCAGGTGGCGATGGGATGCACCAATTCCGAAGCCGCGCAACGCCTTTCACTGAAGCCCGAGACGGTGAAGAGTTATCTGCGCAGCGCCACAGCCAAACTCGGGGCGCGGACCCGGCACGAGGCGGTGTCCAAAGCCCGCAGGCTACGTCAGATCCCCTGA
- a CDS encoding TetR/AcrR family transcriptional regulator, with translation MKRSADRTREAILAAAREQFAATGYQGTTIRAVAAAAGIDPALVIRYFGNKDKLFATASEFDLRFPDLTAVDPATVGRHLVTHFLNRWEGDEALTVLLRSATTNAEAAQRMREIFGAQLVPVVAKLAPAGEAERRAGLVGAQMMGLALCRFVLAVPPVADMTREEIISSIGPTIQRYLSGDLT, from the coding sequence ATGAAGCGTTCAGCCGATCGGACCAGGGAGGCGATCCTCGCCGCCGCCCGCGAGCAATTCGCCGCGACGGGCTACCAGGGCACGACCATCAGGGCGGTCGCCGCGGCGGCAGGCATCGACCCGGCCCTGGTGATCCGGTATTTCGGCAACAAGGACAAACTGTTCGCGACCGCATCGGAGTTCGATCTGCGATTCCCCGACCTCACGGCGGTCGACCCGGCCACGGTGGGGCGCCACCTCGTCACGCATTTCCTCAACCGCTGGGAGGGCGACGAGGCACTCACCGTCCTGCTGCGTTCGGCCACCACCAATGCCGAAGCGGCCCAACGTATGCGGGAGATCTTCGGGGCCCAGCTGGTGCCGGTGGTCGCGAAGCTGGCGCCGGCGGGTGAGGCCGAGCGGCGCGCCGGCCTGGTCGGCGCTCAGATGATGGGCCTGGCCCTGTGCCGGTTCGTGCTCGCGGTGCCGCCGGTGGCGGATATGACGCGGGAGGAGATCATCTCGTCGATCGGCCCGACGATTCAGCGTTATCTGTCAGGGGATCTGACGTAG
- a CDS encoding FAD-dependent oxidoreductase, producing MTYSTGRGAHHEIHRRPGVGAGPTGLTLAADLRRRGVDVTVVDKLAEGANTSRAAAVAARTLEVLEELDVSRRMIAEGLVTPHFTMRDGERVLIPVDFSRLPTAYPFTLMLSQADTERILVQRLTELGGTVIRPLGLERLDQDGDGVTATFDDGTAMRARYVVGADGIHSRVRDQAGIGFSGGEYPESFALADVRLAAPLDDEGVILFYAKSGLTVVAPLPDKVFRIVAPTADAPECPTVSYVQRLLDQRGFGPGKTVVTEVIWGSRFRIQHRVADTYRAGRLLLAGDAAHVHSPAGGQGMNLGIQDAVALAEALAAVLSGAPESVLDDYSAARRPIAQQVLALTGQLTRVATLPPLLRPIRNVLMGLASHLPVVRHQLAWRLSGLVYR from the coding sequence TTGACCTACTCGACAGGCAGAGGAGCTCACCATGAAATCCACCGACGTCCTGGTGTCGGAGCCGGCCCGACCGGCCTCACCCTCGCCGCCGACCTGCGCCGCCGCGGGGTCGACGTGACCGTCGTCGACAAACTGGCGGAGGGCGCCAACACCTCGCGCGCCGCCGCCGTGGCCGCCCGCACGCTCGAAGTCCTCGAGGAGCTCGACGTGTCCCGCCGCATGATCGCCGAAGGGCTGGTCACACCCCACTTCACGATGCGCGACGGTGAGCGCGTGCTGATCCCCGTCGACTTCAGCCGACTGCCGACCGCCTACCCGTTCACGCTCATGCTGTCCCAGGCCGACACTGAGCGGATCCTGGTGCAGCGGCTCACCGAACTCGGCGGCACGGTGATCCGACCGCTCGGGCTCGAACGACTCGACCAGGACGGCGACGGCGTCACCGCGACCTTCGACGACGGCACCGCGATGCGGGCGCGCTACGTCGTCGGCGCGGACGGCATCCACAGCCGGGTGCGGGACCAAGCCGGCATCGGGTTCAGCGGCGGCGAGTATCCGGAGTCGTTCGCCCTTGCCGATGTCCGGCTGGCAGCACCGCTGGACGACGAGGGTGTGATCCTGTTCTACGCAAAATCGGGCCTCACCGTCGTCGCGCCATTGCCCGACAAGGTATTCCGCATCGTTGCTCCCACCGCGGACGCACCGGAATGCCCGACCGTGTCCTACGTCCAGCGCCTGCTCGACCAACGCGGTTTCGGGCCGGGTAAAACCGTTGTCACAGAGGTCATCTGGGGTTCGCGGTTCCGGATCCAGCACCGCGTGGCCGACACCTACCGCGCTGGTCGGCTGCTACTCGCCGGCGACGCCGCCCACGTACACAGCCCGGCAGGCGGGCAGGGCATGAACCTGGGCATCCAAGACGCGGTGGCACTGGCCGAGGCGCTCGCCGCCGTGCTCAGCGGTGCCCCGGAAAGCGTGCTCGACGACTACAGCGCGGCGCGCCGACCGATCGCCCAGCAGGTGCTGGCACTCACCGGGCAGCTGACCCGGGTGGCCACGCTGCCACCGCTGCTGCGTCCCATCCGCAATGTGCTGATGGGGTTGGCGTCGCACCTTCCCGTGGTACGCCACCAACTGGCGTGGCGACTCAGCGGGCTGGTCTACCGCTGA
- a CDS encoding epoxide hydrolase family protein: protein MSSIRPFRIAVPDTELADLKDRLARTRWPEAECVEDWSQGIPLSYTRELADYWANSYDWRAREAALNRFDHYTTEIDGLDLHFIHQRSPHRDAFPLLITHGWPGSIVEFHKVIEPLTEAGFHVVCPSLPGYGFSGKPTSTGWGVAKIAEAWDELMVRLGYDRYGAQGGDWGAAVTTQIGRNVGSCVGIHVNMPIAQPPAEGIGEMTEDLQKALARIDYYRKWDSGYMKQQSTRPQTVGYGLVDSPVGQLAWIVEKFWSWMDCDGNPENVVSKDEMLDNVMLYWLTASAASSARLYWESHDTWGGGGYVSVPTGIASFPLEILRAPRAWCETGYNVTHYTTMPRGGHFAAFEQPELFVEDVKTFFATVR, encoded by the coding sequence ATGTCTTCCATCAGACCGTTCCGGATCGCCGTCCCCGACACCGAGCTCGCCGACCTCAAGGACCGGCTGGCGCGGACCCGATGGCCCGAAGCCGAATGCGTGGAAGACTGGAGCCAGGGCATACCGCTGAGCTACACGCGCGAACTCGCCGACTACTGGGCGAACTCCTACGACTGGCGAGCCCGGGAGGCCGCACTCAACCGCTTCGACCACTACACCACCGAAATCGACGGCCTGGACCTCCATTTCATCCATCAGCGCTCGCCACACCGGGACGCGTTCCCGCTGCTGATCACGCACGGCTGGCCCGGATCGATCGTGGAGTTCCACAAGGTGATCGAGCCGCTGACGGAGGCCGGGTTCCACGTGGTGTGCCCGTCGCTACCGGGCTACGGCTTTTCCGGCAAACCGACGTCCACCGGCTGGGGTGTCGCGAAGATCGCCGAGGCATGGGACGAGCTGATGGTGCGTTTGGGGTATGACCGCTACGGCGCGCAGGGCGGCGACTGGGGTGCCGCGGTGACGACGCAGATCGGCCGCAATGTGGGCTCGTGCGTGGGCATTCACGTCAACATGCCGATCGCCCAACCGCCCGCCGAGGGCATCGGTGAGATGACCGAGGACCTGCAGAAGGCGCTGGCCCGCATCGACTACTACCGCAAATGGGATTCGGGCTACATGAAGCAGCAGTCCACGCGGCCGCAGACCGTCGGCTACGGACTGGTGGACTCCCCCGTCGGCCAACTCGCGTGGATCGTGGAGAAGTTCTGGTCGTGGATGGACTGCGACGGCAATCCCGAGAACGTGGTCTCCAAAGACGAAATGCTCGACAACGTCATGCTGTACTGGCTCACCGCGTCGGCAGCGTCGTCGGCCCGGCTGTACTGGGAAAGCCACGACACCTGGGGCGGCGGCGGATACGTGAGCGTGCCCACCGGCATCGCGTCGTTCCCGTTGGAGATCCTGCGGGCACCCCGCGCCTGGTGCGAAACCGGCTACAACGTCACCCATTACACGACCATGCCGCGCGGCGGGCATTTCGCGGCCTTCGAGCAACCGGAGTTGTTCGTCGAGGACGTGAAGACGTTCTTCGCCACCGTTCGCTGA
- a CDS encoding DUF1254 domain-containing protein, with protein sequence MDELVRSRAIQAVIWGMPAVNFELLREAAAGVGATDNQVVFWSKLPDWKNQTLTPNPDTVYVFPFYDTQAGPMVLEIPPAEGGSITGSIDNGWQEALEDVGPAGVDKGAGGTYLILPPDYDGQIPAGHIALNSATYTGFGALRSNIASSDDADVAAAVEYGKRVKFYPLGHADTPTTFVDAADALYDSTIPYDLRFFELLDRFVQRELWLQRDRVMISILKSIGIEKGTPFSPDAELTAVLNSAAAAAHDWLEANYPRFFTPPYFEGTHWAVPASPEVVRGMQTGFADVGSYPVDDRGLLYSFIYFSAKHLGQGQFYVMTIADRDGKPLDGDQTYRLRVPADPPVSLYWSATVYDRATHALIRDLPYASRASHRPDLISNPDGSVDIYIGPSAPLMAPRASARQSATRPIGFPPHPAAGSRCCSGSTDPSPPCSTRPGSCPTSKRCDSKHACPSALRIC encoded by the coding sequence ATGGATGAACTGGTGCGTTCCCGGGCAATCCAAGCCGTCATCTGGGGCATGCCCGCCGTCAACTTCGAGCTGTTGCGCGAGGCCGCCGCCGGTGTGGGTGCCACCGACAATCAGGTGGTGTTCTGGTCGAAACTGCCGGACTGGAAGAACCAGACGCTCACACCCAATCCCGATACCGTGTACGTCTTCCCGTTCTACGACACGCAGGCCGGGCCGATGGTGCTCGAAATCCCTCCTGCCGAAGGCGGTTCCATCACCGGATCCATCGACAACGGCTGGCAGGAGGCGCTGGAGGACGTCGGGCCCGCCGGCGTCGACAAGGGTGCGGGCGGCACGTACCTGATCCTGCCGCCCGACTACGACGGACAGATACCCGCCGGGCACATCGCGCTGAACTCGGCGACCTACACCGGATTCGGGGCGTTGCGGTCCAACATCGCCTCGAGCGATGACGCCGACGTTGCCGCTGCGGTTGAGTACGGCAAGCGGGTCAAGTTCTATCCGCTGGGACATGCCGACACCCCGACCACATTCGTCGATGCGGCTGATGCGTTGTACGACAGCACCATTCCGTACGACCTCCGGTTCTTCGAACTGCTCGACCGGTTCGTGCAACGCGAACTCTGGCTGCAGCGCGACCGGGTGATGATCTCGATCCTCAAGTCGATCGGCATCGAGAAGGGCACGCCGTTCTCGCCCGACGCAGAGCTCACCGCAGTGCTGAACTCTGCCGCGGCGGCGGCACACGACTGGCTCGAAGCCAATTATCCGCGGTTCTTCACCCCGCCGTATTTCGAGGGCACGCACTGGGCCGTCCCTGCCTCACCCGAGGTGGTGCGGGGCATGCAGACCGGTTTCGCCGATGTCGGCAGTTATCCCGTCGACGATCGCGGGCTGCTGTACTCCTTCATCTACTTCAGCGCCAAACACCTTGGCCAGGGCCAGTTCTACGTGATGACCATCGCGGACAGGGACGGCAAGCCGCTCGACGGTGACCAGACCTACCGGCTACGGGTCCCGGCCGACCCCCCGGTGTCGCTCTACTGGTCGGCCACCGTGTACGACCGTGCCACGCATGCGCTGATCCGGGATCTGCCGTACGCCAGCCGCGCGTCACATCGACCCGACCTGATCAGCAATCCCGACGGCTCCGTCGACATATACATCGGACCGTCTGCACCCCTCATGGCTCCTCGCGCGAGCGCTCGTCAGAGCGCAACGAGGCCAATTGGATTCCCACCACACCCGGCGGCCGGTTCGAGGTGCTGTTCCGGCTCTACGGACCCAAGCCCGCCCTGTTCGACAAGACCTGGCAGTTGCCCGACCTCGAAAAGGTGTGACAGCAAACATGCCTGCCCGTCTGCTCTGAGGATCTGTTAA